From the Comamonas odontotermitis genome, one window contains:
- a CDS encoding adenylosuccinate synthase, with the protein MTVSKGRNVVVVGTQWGDEGKGKLVDWLTESAQGVVRFQGGHNAGHTLVINGVKTALHLIPSGIMRPGVKCYIGNGVVLSVGKLFEEIEGLEKAGVQVRDRLRVSEACPLILPFHQALDVAREAAREQGGVQKIGTTGKGIGPAYEDKIARRALRVQDLKHPERFATKLRELLNLHNHILVNVLGSKNFDFGAGLAPCMKDGEVQFDAVYSEAMRHAELLKPMIADVSRELNDAHAAGGNLLFEGAQGTLLDVDHGTYPYVTSSNCVAGNAAAGAGVGPGMLHYILGITKAYCTRVGGGPFPTELDWEKEGTPGWIMSTVGAEKGVTTGRSRRCGWFDAALLKRSAQINGLSGLCITKLDVLDGIEELQLCVGYELDGEKIDLLPLGADDIERCKPIYESIPGWTESTVGVTEYDKLPVNARRYLDRIAEVTGVPIAMVSTSPDRDHTILMHNPYQA; encoded by the coding sequence ATGACTGTTTCCAAAGGTCGCAACGTTGTTGTGGTTGGCACTCAATGGGGTGATGAAGGCAAGGGTAAGCTGGTCGACTGGCTGACCGAAAGCGCCCAAGGCGTGGTGCGCTTCCAAGGCGGCCACAATGCAGGCCACACATTGGTGATCAATGGTGTGAAAACTGCATTGCACCTGATCCCCAGCGGCATTATGCGCCCTGGCGTGAAGTGCTACATCGGCAACGGCGTGGTGCTCTCCGTTGGCAAGCTGTTCGAGGAAATCGAAGGCCTGGAAAAAGCCGGTGTGCAGGTGCGCGACCGTCTGCGCGTATCTGAAGCCTGCCCATTGATCCTGCCTTTCCATCAGGCACTGGATGTAGCTCGTGAAGCGGCCCGTGAACAAGGTGGCGTGCAGAAGATCGGTACAACCGGCAAAGGTATCGGTCCCGCCTACGAAGACAAGATTGCCCGCCGTGCGTTGCGGGTGCAGGACCTGAAGCACCCTGAGCGATTCGCCACCAAGCTGCGCGAGCTGCTGAACCTGCACAACCATATCCTGGTGAATGTGCTGGGCTCCAAGAACTTCGACTTCGGCGCCGGTCTGGCTCCGTGCATGAAGGATGGCGAGGTGCAATTCGACGCTGTATATAGCGAGGCCATGCGCCATGCCGAACTGCTCAAGCCCATGATTGCGGACGTGTCGCGCGAACTCAATGACGCGCATGCGGCAGGTGGCAATCTGCTGTTTGAAGGTGCGCAAGGTACGCTCTTGGACGTGGACCACGGCACTTACCCCTATGTCACGTCGTCCAACTGCGTAGCAGGTAATGCGGCTGCAGGTGCAGGTGTGGGTCCAGGCATGCTCCACTACATTTTGGGCATCACCAAGGCCTACTGCACTCGTGTTGGTGGCGGTCCTTTCCCGACCGAGCTGGATTGGGAGAAGGAGGGTACCCCCGGTTGGATCATGAGTACCGTGGGTGCCGAGAAGGGCGTAACCACTGGCCGTTCGCGCCGTTGCGGCTGGTTCGATGCGGCACTGCTCAAGCGTTCGGCTCAGATCAATGGCCTGTCGGGCCTTTGCATCACCAAGTTGGACGTGCTCGATGGCATTGAAGAGCTGCAACTGTGCGTGGGTTACGAGCTGGATGGCGAAAAGATCGATTTGCTGCCGTTGGGCGCGGACGATATCGAACGCTGCAAGCCCATCTATGAATCGATCCCTGGGTGGACAGAATCCACGGTGGGTGTGACCGAATATGACAAACTGCCTGTCAATGCACGCCGCTATCTAGATCGTATTGCAGAAGTGACCGGTGTGCCGATCGCCATGGTGTCGACCAGCCCTGACCGCGATCACACCATCCTGATGCACAACCCTTACCAAGCCTGA
- a CDS encoding ATP phosphoribosyltransferase regulatory subunit, producing the protein MSAWILPDHIADVLPSEARHIEELRRGLLDAACGYGYELVMPPLLEHLDSLLSGSGEALDLLTFKLVDQLSGRTLGIRPDTTQQVARIDAHLLNRKGVTRLCYCGPVLHAKPDRPHATREQLQFGAEIYGHAGVEADVEIITLATESLRVAQLHDFSVDLADVRIVQRLLAGLLVDLPTLRRVHAALAVKDASELALLTKDFPQAQRDGLRALLNLYGDVAVLDEAEKALAAIPGISPILVELRQLAGRVDSPSITFDLADLRGYAYYSGMRFAIYAQGVTDALVRGGRYDEVGAAFGRSRPAVGFSLDIKQLVPVVQPRPLKAAIRAPWVDREDMRQVIQRLRRAGETVVCALPGHDDEIDEFDCDRELAEVNGQWVVRSI; encoded by the coding sequence ATGTCTGCTTGGATCCTTCCGGATCACATTGCCGATGTGCTGCCGTCCGAAGCACGGCACATCGAAGAGCTTCGTCGCGGCTTGCTTGATGCAGCCTGTGGCTATGGCTATGAATTGGTGATGCCGCCGCTGCTGGAGCATCTGGATTCTCTGCTTTCCGGCTCTGGTGAGGCGTTGGATCTGCTGACCTTCAAGCTGGTGGACCAGCTCTCTGGCCGCACCCTGGGTATTCGTCCCGACACCACCCAGCAGGTGGCACGCATTGACGCGCATCTGCTCAATCGCAAGGGTGTAACGCGCCTGTGCTACTGCGGCCCGGTCTTGCATGCCAAGCCTGATCGCCCCCATGCAACTCGCGAGCAGCTGCAGTTTGGGGCGGAAATCTACGGCCACGCCGGCGTCGAGGCCGATGTGGAAATCATCACCTTGGCAACCGAATCACTGCGTGTAGCGCAACTGCATGATTTTTCGGTGGATCTGGCAGATGTACGTATCGTGCAGCGTCTGTTGGCGGGCTTGTTGGTGGATTTACCCACCTTGCGCCGTGTGCATGCCGCTTTGGCGGTGAAAGACGCATCGGAGCTTGCGCTGCTGACCAAGGATTTTCCGCAGGCGCAACGCGACGGACTGCGTGCATTGTTGAATCTGTATGGCGATGTGGCGGTGCTGGACGAAGCCGAAAAGGCACTCGCTGCCATTCCAGGCATATCACCCATCCTGGTCGAATTGCGCCAATTGGCTGGACGCGTGGACAGTCCTTCCATCACCTTTGATCTGGCGGATTTGCGCGGTTATGCCTACTACAGCGGCATGCGCTTTGCCATTTATGCGCAAGGCGTGACGGATGCGCTGGTGCGTGGCGGCAGATACGACGAAGTGGGGGCCGCGTTCGGGCGTAGCCGTCCAGCGGTCGGTTTCAGCCTTGACATCAAGCAACTCGTGCCCGTGGTGCAGCCGCGCCCACTCAAGGCTGCCATCCGTGCACCCTGGGTGGACCGGGAAGACATGCGTCAGGTGATCCAGCGTTTGCGGCGAGCGGGCGAAACCGTTGTTTGCGCATTGCCTGGGCACGACGATGAAATCGACGAATTCGATTGCGACCGCGAATTGGCTGAAGTCAACGGCCAGTGGGTTGTGCGTAGCATTTAA
- the hflC gene encoding protease modulator HflC: MNRMGFFASTVLVVLALLSSTVFVVDQRQFGIKYAMGQIKEVITEPGLNFKLPPPLQNVTYLDKRLLTLDSTDTESMLTAEKQRVVIDWYVRWRITEPSEYIRNVGTSEGAGAMQLNRVVRNAFQEEVNRRTVQELISTKREQTMADVKREVLEAVKGSKPWGIDIVDVRITRVDYVEAITESVYSRMEAERKRVANELRSTGGAVGEKIRADADRQREVTIANAYRDAQALKGQGDAEAAKVYAEAFGKDPQFAQFYRSLEAYKSSFNKKSDVIVVDPSSSDFFKSYRSPTAK; this comes from the coding sequence GTGAATCGAATGGGATTTTTTGCTTCAACCGTTTTGGTGGTCCTGGCGTTGCTCAGCTCCACCGTGTTTGTGGTCGACCAGCGCCAATTCGGCATCAAGTACGCCATGGGGCAGATCAAGGAAGTGATCACTGAGCCCGGGCTCAACTTCAAGCTGCCTCCGCCGCTGCAGAATGTGACCTATCTGGACAAGCGCTTGCTGACTCTGGACAGTACCGATACCGAATCCATGCTGACTGCGGAAAAGCAGCGCGTGGTGATCGACTGGTACGTGCGCTGGCGCATCACGGAGCCATCGGAATACATCCGTAATGTAGGCACCAGCGAAGGAGCGGGTGCCATGCAGCTCAATCGGGTGGTGCGCAATGCCTTCCAGGAAGAGGTGAACCGTCGCACGGTTCAGGAGTTGATCTCGACCAAGCGCGAGCAGACCATGGCTGACGTCAAGCGAGAAGTGCTGGAAGCGGTCAAAGGCAGCAAGCCTTGGGGTATTGACATTGTCGATGTGCGCATCACGCGTGTCGATTACGTTGAAGCGATCACCGAGTCGGTCTACAGCCGCATGGAGGCCGAGCGCAAGCGCGTGGCCAACGAATTGCGCTCGACTGGTGGCGCAGTCGGGGAAAAGATCCGCGCCGATGCGGACCGCCAGCGCGAAGTGACGATTGCGAATGCCTACCGCGATGCGCAGGCACTCAAGGGGCAGGGCGATGCGGAAGCGGCGAAAGTCTATGCCGAAGCCTTTGGCAAGGACCCGCAGTTTGCACAGTTCTACCGCAGCCTCGAGGCCTACAAGTCCAGCTTCAACAAGAAATCGGATGTCATTGTGGTAGACCCATCATCTTCCGATTTCTTTAAAAGCTATCGCTCGCCAACGGCCAAGTAG
- the hflK gene encoding FtsH protease activity modulator HflK, with protein MKFHSRFPRLALLPQGIRGMFNLNDPRWGRGDDGNGAGGNGGQEPPPPARPPYTPPENNNRPSQRPGNGGAPDLDELWQDLNKKLGGLFGGKGNGGGGRNAGGPQPEFKGAGIGIGLIAGVAVLIWMGTGFFIVQEGQQAVITQFGKFHKTVNAGINWRLPYPIQRHELVYVSQIKSADVGRDSIVKSTGLRESAMLTEDENIVEIKFAVQYRLNDARAWLFESKNPADSVIQVAETAVREVVGKMKMDAALADERDQIAPRVRELMQTILDRYKIGVEVVGVNLQQGGVRPPEQVQAAFDDVLKAAQERERTKNQAEAYANDVVPRAKGTASRLMEEASAYKERIVAQAQGDAQRFSSIYTEYQKAPAVTRDRLYLETMQHVYSNVTKVVVDSKQGSNLLYLPLDKIMQQTQGAGANASGSEAAAPSAAPANNTPVAAPSVPDARARDTSRTRDRESR; from the coding sequence ATGAAATTTCATTCACGCTTTCCGCGCCTGGCTTTGCTACCGCAAGGCATACGCGGAATGTTCAATCTGAACGACCCGCGCTGGGGGCGCGGAGACGACGGTAATGGCGCAGGCGGCAATGGTGGTCAGGAGCCGCCGCCACCGGCCCGCCCGCCTTATACGCCTCCCGAAAATAACAACCGTCCGTCGCAGCGGCCAGGAAATGGTGGAGCTCCTGATCTGGACGAGCTTTGGCAGGACCTGAACAAAAAGCTGGGCGGTCTGTTCGGTGGCAAGGGCAATGGTGGAGGCGGTCGCAATGCTGGCGGTCCACAGCCTGAGTTCAAGGGCGCGGGCATTGGCATCGGCCTGATTGCAGGTGTTGCCGTGCTGATCTGGATGGGCACGGGTTTTTTCATCGTGCAGGAAGGTCAGCAGGCGGTCATCACTCAGTTTGGCAAATTCCATAAGACTGTGAATGCCGGCATCAACTGGCGCCTGCCGTATCCGATTCAGCGGCATGAGCTGGTCTATGTGTCTCAGATCAAGTCTGCAGACGTCGGGCGCGACAGCATTGTCAAGAGCACAGGCTTGCGCGAGTCAGCCATGCTGACGGAAGACGAGAATATCGTTGAAATCAAGTTTGCGGTGCAGTACCGCCTGAACGATGCGCGTGCCTGGTTGTTTGAAAGCAAGAACCCGGCAGACTCCGTCATCCAGGTGGCAGAAACTGCTGTGCGTGAAGTGGTTGGCAAGATGAAGATGGACGCCGCGCTCGCCGATGAGCGCGACCAGATCGCGCCGCGTGTGCGCGAGTTGATGCAGACCATTCTGGATCGCTACAAGATCGGTGTCGAAGTGGTTGGCGTCAATCTGCAGCAAGGTGGCGTGCGTCCGCCCGAGCAGGTGCAGGCGGCATTTGACGACGTGCTCAAGGCTGCGCAGGAGCGTGAGCGTACCAAGAATCAAGCTGAAGCCTATGCCAACGATGTGGTGCCGCGTGCCAAGGGGACCGCATCGCGTCTGATGGAAGAGGCATCCGCATACAAGGAGCGCATCGTCGCGCAGGCGCAAGGTGATGCGCAGCGGTTCTCGTCGATTTACACCGAGTACCAGAAGGCTCCAGCGGTGACGCGTGACCGCCTGTACTTGGAGACGATGCAGCATGTCTACAGCAATGTGACCAAGGTAGTGGTGGATTCCAAGCAGGGATCCAACCTGCTGTATCTGCCGCTCGACAAGATCATGCAGCAAACCCAAGGTGCCGGCGCCAATGCGTCTGGTAGTGAGGCTGCAGCCCCATCGGCCGCTCCTGCCAACAATACGCCGGTGGCTGCACCGTCTGTTCCAGACGCGCGCGCCCGTGACACCAGCCGAACCCGTGACCGCGAGTCGCGCTAG
- the hflX gene encoding GTPase HflX: protein MLVGVDFGFPHFDSELEELGLLAQTAGLDPVARLTCKRKVPDAALFVGSGKADEIRMVAQTYGAKEVLFDQALSPAQQRNLERSLQMPVNDRTLLILEIFAQRARSHEGKLQVELAKLQYLSTRLVRRWSHLERQRGGIGTRGGPGETQIELDRRMINDAIKRTKERLSKVKKQRATQRRQRERNDTFNVSLVGYTNAGKSTFFNAVVKARAYAADQLFATLDTTTRQMYLESAQKSVSISDTVGFIRDLPHGLVNAFEATLQEAVDADLLLHVVDASNPAHPEQIQQVQKVLREIGADDVPQVLIFNKLDAMDPAQRPTVLADSYELDGVQVPRFFVSAAKGMGLDAIRGHLAEAVLTHQAALEKVEAVEIAPDADDELLGNAH from the coding sequence ATGCTGGTCGGGGTGGATTTTGGTTTTCCGCACTTCGATTCCGAGCTGGAAGAGCTGGGTTTGCTCGCACAAACCGCAGGGCTTGACCCCGTGGCGCGCCTTACCTGCAAGCGCAAGGTGCCTGATGCGGCCTTGTTTGTTGGGAGTGGCAAGGCTGACGAAATTCGCATGGTGGCACAAACCTATGGCGCCAAGGAGGTGCTGTTCGACCAGGCGCTGAGCCCCGCGCAACAGCGCAATCTGGAGCGCAGCCTGCAGATGCCGGTCAATGACCGCACCTTGCTGATTCTCGAGATCTTTGCCCAGCGAGCACGCAGCCATGAAGGCAAGCTGCAGGTGGAGCTGGCCAAACTGCAGTACCTCAGCACACGGCTGGTGCGCCGATGGTCTCACCTGGAGCGCCAACGCGGCGGCATTGGTACGCGCGGCGGGCCTGGTGAAACGCAGATCGAGCTGGATCGCCGCATGATCAATGACGCAATCAAGCGCACTAAAGAGCGCTTGAGCAAGGTCAAGAAGCAGCGCGCGACGCAGCGCCGCCAGCGTGAGCGCAACGACACATTCAATGTTTCGCTGGTTGGTTATACCAATGCGGGCAAGTCCACCTTCTTCAATGCGGTGGTCAAGGCGCGGGCCTATGCGGCGGACCAGTTGTTTGCCACGTTGGATACCACCACACGCCAGATGTATCTGGAATCGGCCCAGAAATCGGTGTCGATCTCGGATACCGTTGGCTTTATTCGTGACCTGCCGCATGGTCTGGTCAATGCTTTTGAGGCAACGCTACAGGAAGCAGTCGATGCAGATCTGCTGCTGCATGTGGTCGATGCCTCGAATCCTGCCCACCCGGAACAAATACAACAAGTCCAAAAGGTTCTTCGGGAAATTGGTGCAGACGATGTGCCGCAGGTGTTGATCTTCAATAAACTGGATGCAATGGATCCAGCCCAGCGGCCCACAGTGCTTGCCGACAGCTATGAGCTGGACGGTGTGCAGGTTCCTCGTTTCTTCGTCAGTGCTGCCAAAGGGATGGGGCTGGATGCTATTCGCGGACACTTGGCCGAGGCAGTTCTTACGCATCAGGCTGCTTTGGAAAAGGTTGAGGCTGTTGAGATAGCCCCAGACGCTGATGACGAATTATTGGGAAATGCCCACTAG
- the hfq gene encoding RNA chaperone Hfq, with product MSNKGQLLQDPFLNALRREHVPVSIYLVNGIKLQGQIESFDQYVVLLRNTVTQMVYKHAISTIVPGRAVNFSASESQDSDAAA from the coding sequence GTGAGCAACAAAGGCCAACTTCTGCAAGATCCCTTCCTCAACGCTCTGCGCCGCGAGCATGTTCCCGTTTCCATCTATTTGGTCAACGGTATCAAGCTTCAAGGCCAGATCGAATCTTTTGACCAGTACGTTGTGCTGCTGCGCAACACGGTGACCCAGATGGTGTACAAGCACGCCATTTCCACCATTGTTCCCGGTCGCGCTGTCAATTTCTCCGCGTCCGAGTCGCAAGACAGCGACGCTGCAGCCTAA